One region of Duncaniella freteri genomic DNA includes:
- a CDS encoding RelA/SpoT family protein produces the protein MEPQSYSLTPEEERKLIDDEFADLLQGYIKSNHRKKVDIIERAFKFARSAHEGVRRRSGEPYILHPIAVAKIASREIGLGSTSICAALLHDVVEDTEYTVEDIERQFGKKIAELVEGLTKISGGIFGDRASAQAENFRKLLLTMSQDIRVVLIKMADRLHNMRTLGSMAPNKQYKIAGETLYIYAPLAHRLGLFSIKTELEDLSFKFEHPAEYARIASLIKGSEEKREMVYNNFATPIRQRLAAMGLTYEAKARVKSVYSIWRKMEAKRIPFEEVYDLYAMRIIFDPPSGVGEKEMCYRIYAALTDLYRPHPERIRDWITVPKANGYQALHVTLMGPDGNWIEVQIRSRKMDEIAEKGFAAHWKYKIGGEGEEESELTVWLRTIKDILDDPNPNAIDFLDTLKLNFFSSEIVVFTPKGELLTLPSGATVLDVAYTLHSEIGNHCIAGKVNHKLVPLSSKLNSGDQVEVLTSQSQTPKSEWMSFLSTAKAKTRLRKELRRVQMPYVEEGSRIFEKFLADNHIILNNNVITKILGRYQVQTREELFLKLGSGEASIDDYLNVNTSSGAKSFVSRLFSLGFGGLKPKRIRGADAGQSGQTPDSNAGKINTKKVYVLHDDGKESNYIFADCCRPIPGDDVMGFLNYDGKVEIHSLTCPHAQKLKASHGDRLLAVRWDKVASEFIANIRIEGIDRHGILQELTGMISSSLEIDIRRLNIEAKGEVFTCSLDVKVSDTSQVDSLCSKVLKIKGVRRADRVK, from the coding sequence ATGGAACCCCAGTCTTATTCTCTGACTCCCGAGGAGGAGCGCAAGCTGATCGATGATGAGTTTGCCGATCTTCTTCAGGGATATATTAAAAGTAATCACCGCAAGAAAGTGGATATAATAGAGCGGGCATTCAAGTTTGCTCGTTCTGCCCATGAAGGGGTGCGACGCCGCTCCGGCGAGCCTTACATCCTGCACCCTATTGCCGTTGCCAAGATTGCTTCACGTGAGATAGGGCTTGGTTCTACTTCCATATGTGCCGCCCTTCTTCATGATGTGGTGGAGGACACCGAGTACACGGTCGAGGATATAGAGCGGCAGTTCGGCAAGAAGATTGCCGAGCTTGTGGAGGGGCTCACCAAGATCTCGGGTGGTATCTTCGGCGACAGGGCGTCAGCCCAGGCTGAGAATTTCCGTAAACTCCTGCTCACAATGAGCCAGGATATACGTGTTGTGCTCATAAAGATGGCTGACCGCCTGCATAATATGCGCACACTTGGGTCAATGGCTCCCAACAAGCAGTACAAGATCGCAGGCGAGACCCTCTATATATATGCCCCGCTTGCCCATCGCCTGGGGCTGTTCAGCATAAAGACCGAACTGGAGGACCTGAGCTTCAAGTTCGAGCATCCTGCCGAGTATGCCCGTATAGCATCTCTTATAAAAGGAAGCGAAGAGAAGCGCGAGATGGTCTATAACAATTTCGCGACACCGATTCGTCAGCGTCTTGCCGCCATGGGGCTCACCTACGAGGCTAAGGCACGCGTCAAGTCGGTGTACTCCATATGGCGTAAGATGGAGGCTAAGCGTATTCCGTTTGAGGAGGTATACGACCTCTATGCCATGCGTATCATCTTCGATCCGCCGTCAGGAGTAGGGGAAAAGGAGATGTGTTACCGCATATATGCCGCGCTTACCGATCTCTATCGGCCGCATCCCGAACGTATCCGCGATTGGATCACAGTGCCGAAAGCAAACGGTTATCAGGCTCTTCATGTGACGCTTATGGGACCTGACGGCAACTGGATAGAGGTACAGATACGCTCTCGCAAGATGGACGAGATAGCCGAGAAAGGCTTCGCTGCCCATTGGAAATACAAGATTGGCGGCGAAGGGGAGGAGGAGAGCGAGCTGACAGTGTGGCTGCGCACAATCAAGGACATTCTTGACGACCCCAACCCGAACGCTATCGATTTTCTCGACACGCTCAAACTCAATTTCTTCTCAAGTGAGATAGTGGTGTTCACCCCTAAGGGAGAGCTTCTCACGCTTCCGTCAGGTGCGACAGTGCTCGATGTTGCATACACTCTTCACTCCGAGATAGGCAATCATTGTATAGCCGGAAAGGTCAACCACAAGCTTGTGCCGTTGTCGAGTAAGCTAAATTCCGGAGATCAGGTCGAGGTGCTGACTTCGCAGTCCCAGACTCCTAAGTCGGAATGGATGTCATTCCTTTCCACCGCCAAGGCGAAGACGCGTTTGCGCAAGGAGCTTCGCAGGGTGCAGATGCCATATGTCGAGGAGGGGAGCAGGATTTTTGAAAAGTTCCTTGCCGATAACCATATCATACTGAACAACAATGTTATCACCAAGATTCTTGGCAGATATCAGGTTCAGACACGTGAAGAGCTCTTTCTGAAGCTCGGGTCAGGTGAGGCATCGATTGACGATTATCTCAATGTCAATACATCCTCAGGGGCGAAGTCATTTGTTAGCCGTCTTTTCAGCCTCGGATTCGGAGGGCTGAAGCCCAAGCGCATTCGAGGAGCTGACGCAGGTCAGTCCGGTCAGACACCTGACTCGAATGCCGGGAAAATCAATACTAAAAAGGTATATGTGCTCCACGACGACGGCAAGGAGAGCAATTATATATTTGCCGATTGCTGTCGCCCCATACCCGGTGATGACGTGATGGGTTTTCTCAACTACGATGGCAAGGTGGAGATTCACTCCCTCACATGCCCTCATGCCCAAAAGCTTAAGGCAAGCCACGGCGACCGTCTTCTGGCGGTGAGATGGGATAAGGTTGCAAGCGAGTTTATAGCCAATATCCGTATTGAAGGTATTGACCGTCATGGCATTCTACAGGAGCTTACAGGGATGATTTCCAGCTCATTGGAGATCGACATACGCCGGCTCAACATTGAGGCTAAGGGCGAAGTGTTCACATGCAGTCTCGATGTCAAGGTCTCAGATACGTCCCAGGTGGACTCTCTTTGTTCGAAAGTTCTGAAGATCAAAGGTGTCAGGAGGGCTGACCGCGTGAAGTGA
- a CDS encoding mannose-1-phosphate guanylyltransferase, which yields MMSHRYCVIMCGGVGSRFWPYSREDRPKQFIDFMGTGRSLLQMSYDRILPLVPKENIVVVTNAKYAPLIREQLPDLLPHNILLEPARRNTAPCIAWAAYHIAALDPDASMIVAPSDHLITGESIYCDCVRKGFEFVESKDALLTLGITPVRPETGYGYIQIGPKVTDDINKVKTFTEKPNLELAKVFLETGEFFWNAGIFLWKASSIINALRRYDTDLTVLFDRGEGLFGTPREDDFIRQNFGACPANSIDYAVMEKADNVYVECAGFGWNDLGTWSALYDNSAKDADSNVAQGGSLVAYDSHGNIFVTPNGKLIVADGLKDYIVADAEDVLLICPKADEQRIKQMVNDVKMRFDDKFL from the coding sequence ATGATGTCTCATCGTTATTGTGTCATAATGTGTGGTGGAGTCGGTAGCCGTTTTTGGCCCTACTCACGCGAGGATCGTCCCAAACAGTTCATTGATTTTATGGGGACCGGGCGTTCGCTCCTTCAGATGTCCTACGACCGCATACTCCCATTGGTGCCCAAGGAAAATATCGTGGTGGTAACCAATGCGAAATACGCACCTCTCATCCGTGAGCAGCTTCCCGATCTGCTCCCTCATAATATACTTCTCGAACCTGCACGCCGCAACACCGCCCCTTGCATCGCCTGGGCGGCTTACCATATAGCAGCCCTTGATCCTGATGCTTCGATGATAGTCGCCCCGAGCGATCATCTCATAACAGGTGAGAGCATCTATTGCGACTGTGTGAGGAAAGGTTTTGAGTTTGTTGAGAGCAAAGATGCCCTCCTCACTCTCGGCATCACACCGGTACGTCCCGAGACCGGTTACGGCTATATACAGATAGGGCCTAAGGTCACCGATGATATCAACAAGGTAAAGACATTCACCGAAAAGCCTAATCTTGAGCTTGCCAAAGTGTTTTTGGAGACAGGTGAATTCTTCTGGAACGCAGGCATATTCCTTTGGAAAGCCTCGTCTATCATCAATGCTCTCCGCAGATATGACACCGATCTGACAGTACTTTTCGATCGTGGTGAAGGACTGTTCGGCACTCCCCGAGAGGACGATTTCATAAGGCAGAATTTCGGGGCGTGCCCCGCCAACTCCATTGACTATGCTGTGATGGAGAAAGCCGACAACGTATATGTCGAATGTGCCGGATTCGGTTGGAATGATCTTGGCACATGGAGTGCGCTGTATGACAATTCCGCCAAGGATGCCGACAGCAATGTGGCGCAGGGAGGAAGTCTCGTGGCTTACGACTCTCATGGCAACATCTTTGTGACACCTAATGGCAAGCTCATTGTGGCTGACGGTCTTAAGGATTATATTGTTGCCGATGCGGAGGATGTGTTGCTTATATGTCCTAAGGCTGATGAGCAGCGCATAAAGCAGATGGTCAATGATGTGAAGATGCGTTTCGACGATAAATTCCTTTAA
- a CDS encoding FtsX-like permease family protein, with the protein MLALRIALRYLFAKKSHAAVNIISMISMAGIAVAAMAMVCVLSVFNGFTDLASSRLSAIDPEIKVTLPYGAVIADGDSLSGIVASVPGVAAVRQVLEQRALAVSDGDQMPVKVRGIEEGYSDVSTLSELVIDGEMVDSPSMNCALLSVGVAIRTGARPAYESTFFLTVPRRLGRINPAFPMAAFRTDTLVVSGVYQTDQGEYDEDLVFIPLRSARTLFDYSTEATSLDVAVDSGFSIPQVVDGISSRLGDGYIVADRLKQQESSFRMIEIEKWITFLMLLFVLVMASFNILSTMSMLIIEKEDNMRILTSLGASRGMLRRIFLEEGMLIAVMGGIIGVAIGVVLCLLQQHFGLISLGGDPSQMSIDHYPCRLSLTDVLVTSAVVLVIGFFSGMVSSRSLPRLDR; encoded by the coding sequence ATGCTCGCTCTGCGCATAGCGTTGCGCTATCTGTTTGCTAAGAAAAGTCATGCCGCTGTCAATATCATATCCATGATATCGATGGCTGGCATTGCTGTTGCCGCAATGGCTATGGTGTGTGTGCTGTCAGTGTTCAACGGTTTCACCGATCTCGCCTCCTCACGCCTATCGGCTATCGATCCTGAAATCAAGGTTACGCTGCCGTATGGAGCGGTGATAGCCGATGGCGACTCTCTTTCTGGCATAGTGGCTTCGGTGCCTGGTGTGGCAGCTGTCAGGCAGGTGCTTGAGCAGCGCGCCCTCGCAGTGAGCGACGGCGACCAGATGCCTGTCAAAGTGCGAGGCATTGAAGAGGGGTACTCTGACGTGTCCACTCTTTCCGAACTCGTTATCGATGGCGAAATGGTCGACTCCCCATCGATGAATTGTGCATTGCTGAGTGTCGGGGTGGCTATCCGCACCGGGGCTCGTCCAGCCTACGAGTCAACCTTTTTCCTCACAGTCCCGCGCAGGCTCGGACGCATCAACCCTGCATTCCCGATGGCTGCGTTCCGTACCGACACATTGGTTGTGAGCGGCGTATATCAGACCGATCAGGGTGAGTATGACGAGGATCTCGTGTTCATACCCTTGCGTTCGGCACGTACTCTTTTCGACTATTCCACGGAGGCTACATCACTTGATGTGGCTGTTGATTCCGGATTCAGCATCCCACAGGTAGTTGATGGCATCAGCAGCCGTCTCGGTGACGGATACATTGTGGCTGACCGTCTCAAACAGCAGGAATCCTCTTTCCGTATGATAGAGATTGAAAAATGGATCACATTCCTGATGTTGCTCTTTGTCCTGGTTATGGCTTCGTTCAACATCCTTTCCACCATGTCGATGCTCATTATTGAGAAGGAGGATAATATGCGTATCCTCACATCGCTTGGTGCCTCACGAGGGATGCTCAGGAGGATATTCCTGGAGGAAGGTATGCTCATTGCTGTCATGGGCGGTATTATAGGGGTGGCTATTGGAGTTGTGTTATGTCTGCTTCAGCAGCATTTCGGACTGATATCTCTTGGCGGAGACCCGTCTCAGATGTCTATTGACCATTATCCGTGCCGTCTGTCCCTCACCGATGTCCTCGTTACCTCGGCAGTGGTGCTCGTCATAGGATTCTTTTCCGGAATGGTCTCCTCTCGTTCTCTCCCTCGATTGGACCGTTGA
- the rbfA gene encoding 30S ribosome-binding factor RbfA has product METTRQAKIARLIQKELSEIFRLQTAKTHGVLVSVSAVRVSPDLSIAKVYLSIFPTDKSQELLESITASAKTIRYELAQRVRFQLRKCPELSFYIDDSLDYIENIDKLLGKQPD; this is encoded by the coding sequence ATGGAAACAACACGACAAGCTAAAATAGCACGTCTCATTCAGAAGGAACTGAGTGAGATATTCCGCTTGCAGACTGCCAAGACTCATGGAGTGCTCGTGTCTGTGAGCGCAGTGCGCGTGTCGCCTGACTTGAGCATCGCCAAGGTATATCTCTCTATTTTCCCCACAGATAAGTCGCAGGAGCTTCTGGAAAGTATCACTGCCAGTGCAAAGACCATCCGCTACGAGCTTGCACAGCGTGTGAGATTTCAGCTCAGGAAATGTCCCGAGCTGAGTTTCTACATCGATGATTCGCTCGATTATATCGAGAATATCGATAAGCTCCTCGGAAAACAACCGGACTGA
- the serS gene encoding serine--tRNA ligase: MLTLQQIKEDPERIIARLAVKGFDGKQGVNDVIDFDDERRNLQFQSDTLAAQLKKKADSIGRLMKEGNKAEAEEAKKEVAEMKEKQKELSDRLAVTENSIRDILLGMPNVPCDMVPEGLTAADNVVEKTGGKMPELSSDALPHWDLARKYNLINFDLGVKITGPGFPVYIGKGAKLQRALIQFFLDRASDAGYLEIQPPYVVNEASGYGTGQLPDKEGQMYLINEDKLYMIPTAEVPVTNLYRDVIIPADQLPVKNCAYSACFRREAGSYGKDVRGLNRLHQFDKVEIVRIEKPEDSYAALEEMKDHVQGLLESLGLPWHILRLCGGDMSFTSAITFDFEVYSAAQERWLEVSSVSNFETYQANRLKCRYRGEDKKTHLCHTLNGSALALPRIMAALLENNQTPEGIIVPECLRKYTGFDVIN; the protein is encoded by the coding sequence ATGCTTACTCTACAACAGATAAAAGAGGACCCCGAGCGCATCATTGCGCGCCTCGCTGTCAAAGGTTTTGACGGCAAACAGGGGGTTAATGACGTTATTGACTTCGACGACGAGCGCAGGAACCTTCAGTTCCAGAGCGATACTCTCGCAGCTCAGCTCAAGAAGAAAGCTGACTCAATAGGTCGTCTCATGAAGGAAGGAAACAAGGCTGAGGCTGAGGAGGCCAAGAAGGAGGTTGCCGAGATGAAGGAGAAGCAGAAAGAGCTGTCCGACCGTCTCGCCGTCACTGAGAACTCTATCCGTGACATTCTTCTCGGTATGCCCAATGTACCTTGCGATATGGTGCCCGAGGGGCTCACCGCTGCCGATAATGTTGTGGAGAAGACAGGTGGCAAGATGCCTGAGCTTTCATCTGACGCACTCCCTCACTGGGATCTTGCCAGGAAGTACAACCTCATCAACTTTGATCTCGGTGTAAAGATCACCGGACCTGGTTTCCCTGTGTACATCGGCAAGGGTGCGAAGCTCCAGCGCGCTCTCATCCAGTTCTTCCTCGACCGGGCTTCCGATGCCGGTTATCTTGAGATACAGCCCCCTTATGTTGTCAACGAGGCTTCCGGTTACGGCACCGGCCAGCTCCCCGACAAAGAAGGGCAGATGTACCTTATCAATGAAGATAAGCTCTACATGATCCCTACCGCAGAGGTCCCTGTCACCAACCTCTATCGCGATGTCATAATCCCGGCTGATCAGCTTCCGGTGAAGAACTGTGCTTATTCGGCATGTTTCCGTCGCGAGGCAGGAAGCTACGGCAAGGATGTGCGCGGACTCAACCGTCTGCATCAGTTTGACAAAGTCGAGATCGTGCGCATCGAGAAGCCTGAGGACTCATATGCGGCTCTCGAAGAGATGAAGGATCATGTTCAGGGTCTGCTTGAAAGCCTCGGGCTCCCCTGGCACATACTCCGTCTGTGTGGCGGCGACATGAGCTTCACCTCTGCGATAACATTCGACTTTGAGGTCTACTCTGCCGCGCAGGAACGTTGGCTTGAGGTGTCATCTGTATCCAACTTCGAGACCTATCAGGCAAACCGTCTGAAATGCCGTTACCGCGGTGAGGACAAGAAGACTCATCTTTGTCACACGCTCAACGGCTCGGCTCTCGCCCTCCCGCGCATCATGGCTGCTCTCCTGGAGAACAATCAGACACCCGAAGGTATCATTGTTCCCGAATGCCTGCGCAAGTACACAGGATTTGACGTCATCAACTAA
- a CDS encoding GatB/YqeY domain-containing protein — MDLFERISADIKAAMLAREKVRLETLRGVKKEFLEAKTAKGGDGSLSDDAAMKILAKMVKQRRETAAIYEEQNRFDLRDNELAEAAVIEEYLPKQLSEDELTEELKKIIAQVGATSPKEMGKVMGIASKALAGRADGKAISAKVKELLN; from the coding sequence ATGGACTTATTTGAAAGAATTTCCGCCGATATAAAGGCCGCTATGCTTGCACGCGAAAAGGTACGTCTGGAGACCCTTCGTGGCGTCAAGAAAGAATTTCTCGAAGCCAAGACTGCTAAGGGAGGTGACGGCTCTCTGTCGGATGATGCCGCTATGAAGATTCTTGCCAAGATGGTGAAGCAGCGCAGGGAGACGGCTGCTATCTATGAGGAGCAGAATCGTTTCGACCTCCGCGACAACGAGCTCGCTGAGGCTGCTGTGATCGAGGAATATCTCCCCAAGCAGCTTTCCGAAGATGAACTCACCGAGGAGCTTAAGAAGATTATAGCTCAGGTAGGTGCTACATCTCCTAAGGAAATGGGTAAGGTGATGGGCATAGCCTCCAAGGCTCTCGCTGGCCGTGCCGACGGCAAAGCCATCTCCGCAAAAGTTAAAGAACTTCTCAACTGA
- a CDS encoding RsmD family RNA methyltransferase, whose translation MRIIRGKYGRRRFDVPTNITARPTTDFARENIFNVIENITDIEGARCLDLFAGTGAVSFEFLSRDAASVTSVEKSPIQGRFIEKVARELGDSNIRLLRADAVRYIRDAVTPFDIIFADPPYNMEGFADIPAAVLSSRLIKPGSVFIMEHSKAYDFSSLPHFDHHRAYGSVNFSIFVVPSEVDSASELAGENEKNTAE comes from the coding sequence ATGCGAATAATCCGAGGAAAATACGGACGTCGCCGTTTCGACGTGCCTACAAATATCACAGCGCGACCCACCACCGACTTTGCGCGTGAAAACATTTTTAATGTCATAGAGAATATCACTGACATAGAGGGAGCGCGCTGTCTCGACCTCTTTGCCGGGACCGGTGCTGTGTCTTTTGAATTTCTCTCACGTGATGCCGCTTCGGTGACCTCGGTGGAGAAATCACCCATACAGGGCCGTTTCATCGAAAAGGTGGCTCGTGAGCTTGGCGACAGTAACATCCGCCTGCTCCGGGCCGATGCAGTGCGGTATATACGCGATGCAGTCACTCCGTTTGACATCATATTCGCCGATCCCCCTTACAATATGGAGGGATTTGCCGACATTCCGGCAGCAGTTCTGTCAAGCAGGCTTATTAAGCCTGGAAGTGTATTTATAATGGAGCATTCCAAGGCTTATGATTTCTCGTCGCTCCCGCATTTTGATCATCATAGGGCTTACGGCTCGGTCAATTTCTCCATCTTTGTTGTGCCATCTGAAGTGGATAGCGCATCGGAGCTTGCAGGTGAGAACGAAAAAAATACTGCCGAGTAG
- a CDS encoding DUF3822 family protein, with protein sequence MLDGTLDKDLVADASICNMLVRVGIERVDVVVYSIVSDNSLIYRSFPVASAVSRVKALESVVYENPLMLCDFRRVYIVIDTNDYVVVPAEVNDTDDASRIFLALHPGYDGTVERADTATRNAFMMFGIERELQGFIGRTFVGAVVMPHMAPLMRYFASKPGRGNSRRMVCNFRRSSVDVVMLDGNSLLQANTFLFSNPMDAVYYILASRSRHGLDPYNDEILLTGDQNIREEVTPVLRKYVSRVMPSIFPPQMFRAGKDAMRAPFDLIVTPLCE encoded by the coding sequence ATGCTTGACGGAACGCTTGATAAAGACCTTGTTGCTGATGCGTCGATATGCAATATGCTTGTGCGTGTCGGCATTGAACGCGTTGATGTGGTAGTCTACTCCATAGTCTCTGACAACAGCCTTATATATCGCTCCTTCCCTGTGGCATCGGCTGTCTCGCGGGTTAAGGCTCTTGAATCAGTGGTGTACGAAAATCCTCTGATGCTATGTGATTTTCGTAGAGTGTATATTGTCATAGACACAAATGATTATGTTGTTGTCCCCGCTGAGGTAAACGACACTGACGATGCATCAAGGATATTTCTGGCTCTTCATCCAGGCTATGACGGTACGGTGGAGAGGGCCGATACGGCGACTCGCAACGCCTTCATGATGTTCGGTATAGAGCGGGAGTTGCAGGGATTCATTGGCAGGACATTTGTCGGGGCGGTTGTTATGCCTCACATGGCACCGCTTATGCGGTATTTCGCCTCCAAGCCTGGACGAGGAAACTCCCGGCGCATGGTGTGCAATTTCCGTCGGTCATCTGTCGATGTTGTGATGCTCGACGGAAACTCTTTGCTTCAGGCCAACACTTTTCTGTTCAGTAATCCTATGGATGCTGTCTACTATATACTTGCGTCGCGTTCGCGGCATGGGCTTGATCCTTACAACGACGAGATCCTTCTCACAGGCGACCAGAATATACGTGAAGAAGTGACCCCTGTGCTCCGTAAGTATGTGTCACGCGTCATGCCTTCGATATTCCCGCCACAGATGTTCCGCGCAGGCAAAGATGCCATGCGTGCTCCTTTTGACTTAATAGTGACCCCGTTATGCGAATAA
- a CDS encoding MATE family efflux transporter — MPDISVIRSGGKLTIAQQLKLTVQLSWPAMMAQLSSIMMQYIDAAMVGRLGADDSASVGLVSTSLWLFWGICSAVTMGFSVQVAHSIGAGDYARARNILRQGITACLIFSVAVALVGAAIAWPLPHWLGGNEEVCPGASLYFLVFVLALPLLTMNYLGGAMLRCSGNMKVPGGLNVMMCLLDVVFNFFLIFPTRQLDILGMQIVMPGAGLGVFGAALGTVSAEIVTAGAMMWYLCFRQEGMAIARERGSFRPVRDVIRKALRVSAPMTLEHAVICGAQIAVTVIVAPLGIMAIAANAFAVTAESICYMPGYGIGDAATTLVGQSYGAGRLDLARRFGYITVALGMVTMTVMGVVLYVCAPWVMELMTPVGDIVSLGVRSLRIEAFAEPMFAASIVAYGVMIGVGDTILPAAMNFCSIWLVRLPLAAILAPSMGLAGVWLAMCIELSFRGAIFLFRLFSGAWLRKGL, encoded by the coding sequence ATGCCGGATATATCAGTCATACGTTCCGGCGGTAAGCTCACCATTGCTCAGCAGCTCAAGCTTACCGTTCAGCTGTCGTGGCCTGCCATGATGGCGCAGTTGTCGAGTATCATGATGCAATACATCGATGCGGCGATGGTCGGGCGACTTGGGGCGGATGATTCCGCATCAGTGGGTCTGGTGTCCACATCCCTCTGGCTCTTTTGGGGCATATGTTCGGCTGTCACCATGGGGTTCTCCGTGCAGGTTGCGCACAGCATAGGTGCCGGCGATTATGCCAGGGCGCGGAATATTCTGCGCCAGGGTATCACCGCCTGCCTTATATTCAGTGTGGCGGTGGCATTGGTGGGTGCGGCTATAGCCTGGCCGCTTCCTCATTGGCTTGGAGGCAATGAGGAAGTCTGTCCGGGGGCTTCACTGTATTTCCTGGTGTTTGTGCTTGCCCTCCCGCTTCTCACCATGAATTATCTCGGCGGAGCCATGTTGCGGTGTTCCGGCAATATGAAAGTCCCCGGCGGCCTTAATGTGATGATGTGTCTGCTTGATGTGGTGTTCAATTTTTTCCTTATTTTCCCTACGAGGCAGCTCGACATTTTAGGCATGCAGATAGTGATGCCGGGAGCCGGGCTCGGAGTGTTCGGAGCGGCACTCGGCACAGTGTCGGCTGAGATTGTCACGGCAGGAGCTATGATGTGGTATCTCTGTTTCCGACAGGAGGGGATGGCGATCGCGCGGGAGCGCGGGAGTTTCCGTCCTGTCCGGGATGTGATACGTAAGGCATTGAGGGTGTCTGCCCCAATGACTCTGGAGCACGCTGTGATATGTGGCGCGCAGATTGCTGTCACCGTCATTGTCGCGCCTCTCGGCATTATGGCTATTGCAGCCAACGCCTTTGCAGTCACGGCAGAGAGCATCTGCTATATGCCTGGATACGGTATCGGGGATGCTGCTACGACGCTTGTGGGGCAGAGCTATGGTGCTGGGCGTCTCGACCTTGCACGGAGGTTCGGGTATATCACTGTGGCACTCGGCATGGTGACGATGACAGTCATGGGCGTGGTCCTGTATGTCTGTGCCCCTTGGGTTATGGAGCTTATGACACCTGTGGGTGATATAGTAAGTCTCGGGGTCAGGTCATTGCGCATAGAGGCTTTCGCCGAACCGATGTTTGCCGCCTCCATCGTGGCTTACGGTGTGATGATAGGGGTGGGTGACACAATTCTCCCTGCTGCTATGAATTTCTGTAGCATCTGGCTTGTGCGTCTGCCGCTTGCCGCCATCCTTGCCCCTTCTATGGGGCTTGCCGGAGTATGGTTGGCGATGTGTATCGAGTTGTCATTTCGTGGAGCCATATTCCTCTTCCGCCTATTCTCGGGAGCATGGTTGAGGAAAGGGTTGTGA
- a CDS encoding MalY/PatB family protein has translation MSTYDFDHTPSRSGSGSCKWDRYPGAIPLWVADMDFPAAPCIMDALRRRIDHGVFGYTHVRDEYYSALTGWFLREHGYEFSREDVIYIPGVVPALSAIIKALVPVGNGVIVMTPVYNCFFSSVCNNGCEVVECPLEPHPAGDGEFSYSIDFPLLEELASDPRNSMLILCNPHNPGGRVWTVEEMTRVRDICRSHGVQVLSDEIHCELTMPGYKYTPYGILDPEAVVCVAPTKAFNIAGLQIANIVCRNPHTLALVNRAVNINEVCDVNPLGVEALIAAYTPDGKEWLDAVKAYLAANWQYTRDLLREQLPQCPLARLEATYLPWLDVSSLGVTGSRLADMVERECNVKVNSGAMYGDDRYIRLNIACSRSLLDEALTRIIAVIKSRL, from the coding sequence ATGTCTACCTACGATTTCGATCACACACCTTCCCGCTCAGGATCAGGCTCCTGCAAATGGGACAGATACCCCGGTGCTATACCTTTGTGGGTGGCCGACATGGATTTCCCCGCCGCACCATGTATCATGGATGCCCTGCGCCGAAGGATCGATCACGGTGTGTTCGGTTACACACATGTCCGTGACGAATACTATAGCGCACTCACAGGATGGTTCTTACGCGAGCACGGCTATGAGTTCTCACGTGAGGATGTAATATATATTCCCGGAGTGGTCCCGGCACTTTCGGCTATAATCAAAGCTCTTGTTCCTGTGGGCAATGGCGTGATAGTCATGACCCCTGTCTACAATTGTTTCTTCTCATCTGTATGCAACAACGGTTGCGAGGTGGTGGAATGCCCGCTTGAACCACATCCGGCAGGCGACGGAGAATTCTCCTACAGCATTGATTTCCCTCTTCTTGAAGAGCTTGCTTCCGATCCTCGCAATTCTATGCTCATACTCTGCAATCCTCACAATCCTGGCGGCAGGGTTTGGACTGTCGAAGAGATGACCAGGGTTCGTGACATATGTCGCAGTCACGGAGTGCAGGTGCTGAGCGATGAGATCCATTGTGAGCTTACGATGCCGGGTTACAAATACACCCCTTATGGCATACTCGACCCTGAGGCTGTGGTGTGCGTGGCTCCTACCAAGGCATTCAATATTGCCGGACTACAGATAGCCAATATCGTGTGTCGCAATCCTCATACTCTCGCGCTCGTCAATCGTGCAGTGAACATAAACGAGGTGTGCGATGTAAATCCTCTTGGAGTCGAGGCTCTTATAGCAGCCTATACTCCCGATGGCAAGGAGTGGCTTGATGCCGTAAAGGCATATCTTGCTGCCAACTGGCAATACACCCGCGATCTCTTGCGTGAACAGTTGCCGCAGTGTCCGTTAGCCCGTCTTGAAGCCACTTATCTCCCTTGGCTTGATGTCTCGTCATTGGGTGTGACAGGTTCTCGGCTTGCCGACATGGTTGAGCGTGAATGCAACGTGAAGGTCAATTCCGGAGCCATGTATGGCGACGACCGTTACATACGTCTCAACATCGCATGCTCTCGCTCACTTCTCGATGAGGCACTCACTCGCATTATTGCAGTCATTAAAAGCCGGCTGTAG